One Panicum virgatum strain AP13 chromosome 9K, P.virgatum_v5, whole genome shotgun sequence genomic region harbors:
- the LOC120651133 gene encoding uncharacterized protein LOC120651133 — protein sequence MDLKDSLSRFKQQQERCQSSLASIASSSKPKHRAQPINAPSVPARPSQPIKFSNDTERLQHINSIRKSPVGAQMKLVIELLYKKRQAFTAEQINEATYVDILGNKAVFDSLRNNPKVHYDGRRFSYKSKHDLKGKDQLLVLIRRFAEGLAVVEVKDAYPTVMEDLQALKAAGEVWLLSNMDSQEDIVYPNDPKAKIKVDDDLKHLFREIELPRDMVDVEKELQKNGIKPMTNTAKRQAAAQIDGVKPKPKPKKKQREITKRTKLTNAHLPELFENLNT from the exons ATGGATCTCAAGGATAGCCTTTCCAGATTCAAGCAACAGCAGGAGCGGTGCCAGTCATCTTTGGCTAGCATTGCTTCGAGCTCGAAGCCAAAGCACAGGGCCCAACCAATAAATGCTCCATCTGTTCCAGCAAGGCCATCACAACCTATTAAATTTTCAAATGACACTGAAAGGCTTCAGCACATTAATTCAATTAGGAAATCCCCTGTTGGAGCACAGATGAAACTTGTCATCGAACTGCTCTACAAG AAAAGACAAGCTTTTACTGCAGAGCAGATAAATGAAGCAACTTATGTTGATATCCTTGGTAACAAGGCTGTCTTTGACAGCTTGAGGAACAACCCCAAAGTACACTATGATGGGAGGCGTTTCTCATATAAG TCCAAGCATGATCTTAAGGGAAAAGATCAACTACTTGTTTTGATAAGAAGGTTCGCAGAGGGTCTTGCTGTAGTGGAAGTCAAGGATGCATACCCAACTGTAATGGAAGATCTTCAG GCTCTGAAGGCAGCAGGTGAAGTTTGGCTGTTGTCAAACATGGACTCTCAGGAGGACATTGTGTACCCTAATGATCCTAAAGCCAAGATCAAGGTTGATGACGATCTGAAACATCTCTTCCGGGAAATTGAGTTACCACGTGACATGGTGGATGTGGAAAAGGAGCTTCAAAAGAACGGCATCAAGCCCATGACAAACACTGCGAAACGACAAGCAGCTGCCCAGATCGATGGGGTGAAACCCAAGCCTAAGCCCAAGAAGAAGCAGCGTGAGATCACAAAACGGACCAAGCTCACAAATGCCCACCTGCCCGAGCTCTTCGAGAACCTCAACACTTAA